Proteins encoded together in one Lathamus discolor isolate bLatDis1 chromosome 3, bLatDis1.hap1, whole genome shotgun sequence window:
- the LOC136012095 gene encoding phospholipid scramblase 1-like isoform X1, protein MAMQAHNPDLAPGFSNINHVPGYQVPYGYPQHAPGTYQGFAGAGSFQVPAMRVPAELAVPPIQNQPIVKEGTMWMPIPPPLPNCPPGLQYLTQIDQILIHQQIELLEILTGFETNNKYEIKNTLGQRVYFAAEDTECCTRNCCGPSRPFTIRIIDNLGHEVITLQRPLRCSSCCFPCCLQEMEVQAPPGTPVGYVVQNWHACLPKFTIQDEKRMDILKISGPCVACSCCDDVNFEVKSVDETASVGRISKQWTGFLKEAFADADNFGITFPMDLDVKMKAVMIGACFLIDFMFFEHAGDNQQRAGVWQ, encoded by the exons ATGGCAATGCAAG CACATAACCCTGACCTAGCACCTGGATTTTCAAACATTAACCATGTACCAGGATATCAAGTCCCCTATGGCTACCCTCAGCATGCACCTGGGACTTACCAAG GTTTCGCAGGTGCAGGGAGTTTTCAGGTACCGGCCATGAGAGTCCCAGCTGAACTTGCTGTTCCACCCATACAGAACCAGCCCATTGTGAAGGAGGGGACAATGTGGATgcccatccctcctcctcttcccaactGCCCTCCTGGACTGCAGTACCTCACTCAG ATTGACCAGATATTAATTCATCAACAAATTGAACTTCTTGAGA ttttgactGGCtttgaaacaaacaacaaatatGAAATCAAGAATACGCTGGGGCAAAGGGTGTACTTTGCAGCAGAGGACACTGAATGCTGTACCAGGAATTGCTGTGGGCCATCACGACCCTTCACCATTCGGATTATAGACAACCTGGGCCATGAGGTGATAACACTGCAGAGACCCCTCCGGTGTTCTTcatgctgctttccctgctgcttaCAGGAG aTGGAAGTTCAGGCGCCGCCAGGAACACCAGTTGGTTATGTTGTCCAGAACTGGCATGCCTGCCTGCCAAAGTTTACCATTCAAGATGAGAAAAGAATGGATATATTGAAAATTTCTGGCCCATGTgttgcctgcagctgctgtgacGATGTTAATTTTGAG GTGAAATCTGTGGATGAGACTGCTTCTGTTGGAAGGATTTCTAAGCAGTGGACTGGATTTTTGAAAGAAGCCTTCGCAGATGCGGATAACTTTGGAATCACATTCCCAATGGACCTTgatgtaaaaatgaaagctgtgaTGATCGGTGCTTGTTTCCTTATT GACTTCATGTTTTTTGAGCATGCTGGTGATAACCAACAGCGAGCAGGAGTTTGGCAATGA
- the LOC136012095 gene encoding phospholipid scramblase 1-like isoform X2 — translation MAMQAHNPDLAPGFSNINHVPGYQVPYGYPQHAPGTYQVLTGFETNNKYEIKNTLGQRVYFAAEDTECCTRNCCGPSRPFTIRIIDNLGHEVITLQRPLRCSSCCFPCCLQEMEVQAPPGTPVGYVVQNWHACLPKFTIQDEKRMDILKISGPCVACSCCDDVNFEVKSVDETASVGRISKQWTGFLKEAFADADNFGITFPMDLDVKMKAVMIGACFLIDFMFFEHAGDNQQRAGVWQ, via the exons ATGGCAATGCAAG CACATAACCCTGACCTAGCACCTGGATTTTCAAACATTAACCATGTACCAGGATATCAAGTCCCCTATGGCTACCCTCAGCATGCACCTGGGACTTACCAAG ttttgactGGCtttgaaacaaacaacaaatatGAAATCAAGAATACGCTGGGGCAAAGGGTGTACTTTGCAGCAGAGGACACTGAATGCTGTACCAGGAATTGCTGTGGGCCATCACGACCCTTCACCATTCGGATTATAGACAACCTGGGCCATGAGGTGATAACACTGCAGAGACCCCTCCGGTGTTCTTcatgctgctttccctgctgcttaCAGGAG aTGGAAGTTCAGGCGCCGCCAGGAACACCAGTTGGTTATGTTGTCCAGAACTGGCATGCCTGCCTGCCAAAGTTTACCATTCAAGATGAGAAAAGAATGGATATATTGAAAATTTCTGGCCCATGTgttgcctgcagctgctgtgacGATGTTAATTTTGAG GTGAAATCTGTGGATGAGACTGCTTCTGTTGGAAGGATTTCTAAGCAGTGGACTGGATTTTTGAAAGAAGCCTTCGCAGATGCGGATAACTTTGGAATCACATTCCCAATGGACCTTgatgtaaaaatgaaagctgtgaTGATCGGTGCTTGTTTCCTTATT GACTTCATGTTTTTTGAGCATGCTGGTGATAACCAACAGCGAGCAGGAGTTTGGCAATGA